A window of the Acidobacteriota bacterium genome harbors these coding sequences:
- a CDS encoding SRPBCC domain-containing protein: METKVEFDGEKLTVTRTFEAPRESVFDAWIEASKVELWWGCGQTTKTESQVEPRVGGKYVHNMHLEGVGEFEIVGVIKEFDPPARLVYEATDRRREGPATTVQVDFVAEDEGRTRVTLVQDHLEPEFIEYVKDGWRAAFGKLGKFLLSEAA; encoded by the coding sequence ATGGAAACCAAGGTCGAGTTCGATGGCGAGAAGCTGACCGTCACCCGTACCTTCGAGGCGCCGCGGGAGTCGGTGTTCGATGCCTGGATCGAGGCCAGCAAGGTCGAGCTTTGGTGGGGCTGTGGCCAGACCACCAAGACCGAGTCGCAGGTCGAGCCGCGGGTCGGTGGCAAGTATGTGCACAACATGCACCTCGAGGGCGTTGGGGAGTTCGAGATCGTGGGCGTGATCAAGGAGTTCGATCCGCCGGCGCGGCTGGTCTACGAGGCCACCGACCGGCGTCGCGAGGGACCGGCGACGACGGTGCAGGTCGACTTCGTCGCCGAAGACGAAGGCCGTACCCGAGTCACCCTGGTGCAAGACCATCTCGAGCCCGAGTTCATCGAGTACGTCAAGGACGGCTGGCGCGCCGCCTTCGGCAAGCTCGGCAAGTTCCTCCTCTCAGAGGCCGCCTGA
- a CDS encoding metalloregulator ArsR/SmtB family transcription factor has protein sequence MVISEEQLDRVFGALSDVTRRDMLARLAGGEHNVRSLAEPYEMSQPAVSKHLRVLERAGLIHRRKQGREHFIAVNPAMAEVALHWIARYTALWKAQFDAVEALLEEKRRKEPVN, from the coding sequence ATGGTTATTAGTGAGGAGCAACTCGACCGAGTCTTTGGTGCGCTCTCGGATGTCACCCGGCGGGACATGCTCGCCCGTCTGGCCGGTGGCGAGCACAACGTCCGGTCGCTGGCCGAGCCCTACGAGATGTCGCAGCCGGCGGTCTCCAAGCACCTGCGGGTGCTCGAACGGGCCGGGCTGATCCATCGCCGTAAACAGGGCCGGGAGCATTTCATCGCCGTCAACCCGGCGATGGCGGAGGTGGCGCTGCACTGGATCGCGCGCTACACCGCCCTGTGGAAGGCTCAGTTCGACGCCGTCGAGGCGCTCCTCGAAGAGAAACGACGCAAGGAGCCGGTGAACTGA